The Vibrio mangrovi genome includes a region encoding these proteins:
- the cyoE gene encoding heme o synthase, whose translation MIKGYLSITKPGIIVGNLISTAAGFFLAAKAESVTSMLLLYTLAGVALVIASGCVINNIFDRDIDSKMARTSQRLLVRGEINVDHAFIYALILLLSGTALLYQKTNPLAAVVVLLGYVFYVFFYTMWYKRTSVYGTLVGSISGAVPPLAGYLAVTNYVSLEGVLLFCLFCLWQMPHSYAIAMFRMQDYRQAGIPVLPVVSGIDKARKHMMAYVIAFNAVALGLYLVGNTGYEYLVVASAVCFMWTRVTFRRMTTDNFEAWSKAVFKHSLIVVMSFSAVLGFELIPLSL comes from the coding sequence ATGATTAAAGGGTATCTATCGATCACCAAACCGGGAATTATCGTTGGTAACCTGATCTCTACGGCTGCGGGGTTTTTCCTCGCAGCTAAAGCGGAGTCAGTAACATCAATGCTATTGCTCTATACGCTTGCTGGTGTTGCTTTGGTCATCGCGTCCGGATGTGTGATTAATAATATCTTCGACCGCGATATCGACAGTAAAATGGCGAGAACCAGCCAGCGCTTGCTGGTTCGTGGTGAGATTAATGTTGATCATGCCTTCATTTATGCGCTCATTCTGTTACTGAGCGGAACAGCATTGCTGTATCAGAAAACGAATCCGTTGGCGGCTGTGGTTGTGTTGCTGGGTTATGTTTTCTACGTCTTCTTCTACACGATGTGGTACAAGCGTACTTCTGTATACGGTACGCTGGTTGGCAGTATTTCCGGTGCGGTTCCACCGTTGGCCGGTTATCTGGCAGTGACCAACTATGTCAGTCTTGAAGGCGTTCTGCTGTTCTGTCTGTTCTGTTTGTGGCAAATGCCGCATTCTTATGCAATTGCCATGTTCAGAATGCAGGATTATCGTCAGGCAGGTATTCCTGTACTGCCGGTAGTTTCCGGAATCGACAAGGCCCGTAAGCATATGATGGCTTATGTCATCGCCTTTAATGCGGTTGCTTTAGGATTATATCTGGTTGGCAATACCGGTTATGAATATCTGGTGGTTGCATCGGCTGTCTGCTTTATGTGGACCCGGGTGACATTCCGCCGGATGACAACAGATAACTTTGAAGCGTGGTCAAAAGCTGTTTTCAAACACTCTTTGATTGTCGTGATGAGTTTCAGTGCTGTATTAGGTTTTGAACTGATACCGCTCAGTCTGTAG
- the cyoD gene encoding cytochrome o ubiquinol oxidase subunit IV — translation MSNQHAESGVKGYVIGFVASLILTIIPFYYAATQSLSTGTTFAVLFGCAVVQVIVHFVYFLHMETKTESGRWNVISLVFSVIVVLILIVGSIWIMWNLNVNMMM, via the coding sequence ATGAGTAACCAACATGCTGAGTCAGGCGTAAAAGGATATGTGATTGGCTTTGTAGCCTCTCTGATCCTAACGATTATTCCTTTCTACTATGCGGCGACACAAAGCTTGTCGACCGGGACAACATTTGCTGTCCTGTTCGGTTGTGCTGTTGTTCAGGTGATTGTTCATTTTGTTTACTTCCTGCATATGGAAACAAAAACTGAAAGCGGTCGCTGGAACGTGATTTCATTGGTGTTCTCTGTGATTGTTGTCTTGATCCTGATTGTTGGTTCAATCTGGATCATGTGGAATCTGAACGTCAATATGATGATGTAG
- the cyoC gene encoding cytochrome o ubiquinol oxidase subunit III, giving the protein MQANSVAAHAHDHHHDTGGNKLFGFWIYLMSDCILFASLFATYAVLAGATAGGPSGKEIFELPFVFVETMLLLLSSITFGFGIIAMKRKQIGALKLWMVITFLFGLGFIGMEVYEFHHLIGEGFGPQRSAFLSAFFTLVGTHGLHVTFGLIWLFVCFWQLNTKGLTEMIETRFNCLSLFWHFLDIVWICVFTIVYLVGVTS; this is encoded by the coding sequence ATGCAGGCTAATTCTGTAGCGGCTCACGCACATGATCACCACCATGATACCGGTGGTAACAAACTGTTCGGGTTCTGGATTTACCTGATGAGTGACTGCATTTTATTTGCAAGCTTGTTTGCAACTTATGCAGTACTGGCAGGAGCAACCGCTGGTGGTCCCAGCGGTAAAGAGATCTTCGAACTACCGTTCGTTTTTGTTGAAACTATGTTGCTGCTGTTGAGTAGTATTACATTCGGTTTTGGCATTATTGCCATGAAGCGTAAGCAGATTGGCGCGTTGAAGCTATGGATGGTGATTACCTTCCTGTTTGGTCTGGGCTTTATCGGGATGGAAGTTTATGAGTTCCATCATCTGATTGGTGAAGGCTTCGGACCACAGCGTAGCGCGTTCCTGTCAGCATTCTTTACTCTGGTTGGAACTCACGGTCTGCACGTGACCTTTGGTCTGATTTGGTTGTTTGTCTGTTTCTGGCAACTGAATACTAAAGGGCTGACAGAGATGATTGAAACCCGGTTCAACTGTTTAAGCTTGTTCTGGCACTTCCTGGATATCGTCTGGATCTGCGTATTTACAATCGTTTATTTAGTTGGGGTGACATCATGA
- the cyoB gene encoding cytochrome o ubiquinol oxidase subunit I, translated as MFGRLTLDSIPYHEPIIMITLAVIAVVGLAVVVWVTRLGKWQYLWNEWFTSVDHKKLGFMYIAVAFVMLLRGFADAVMMRSQQALSAAGEAGYLPPHHYDQIFTAHGVIMIFFVAMPLVIGLMNIVVPLQIGARDVAFPYLNNLSFWLFVVGVILTNMSLGLGEFARTGWLAYPPLSGIAASPGVGVDYWIWALQISGVGTTLTGVNFFVTIMRMRAPDMPLMKMPVFTWASLCANILIIISFPILAISIALLTLDRYLGFHFFTNDMGGNMMMYVNLIWAWGHPEVYILVLPIFGVFSEVTATFSRKKLFGYTSLVWATIAITILAFIVWLHHFFTMGAGANVNAFFGIATMIISIPTGVKIFNWLFTMYKGRIQFTSPMLWTVGFLITFSIGGMTGVLMAVPGADFVLHNSVFLVAHFHNVIIGGVVFGCFAAITYWFPKATGFMMNEAWGRRAFWCWLVGFLMAFLPLYALGFMGMTRRLSQDISPDYFPFLAVAAVGTAIVALGVVCQVIQILVSIRDRDENRDVTGDPWDARTLEWSTSSPPPFYNFAVIPKGNEIDAFWYQKQRGEHDLDKEVEYEPIHMPKNTPTGMYVSAWATIFGFAMIWYIWWLAAIGFIGIVVTTIWHSFNDDVDYYVQVDEIKEIEEKHRAEVAKAKAESQSKDDMEVKYAG; from the coding sequence ATGTTTGGAAGATTAACACTGGACTCCATTCCATACCATGAGCCCATTATCATGATTACCCTGGCTGTAATCGCAGTTGTCGGTCTGGCAGTTGTTGTGTGGGTAACTCGTCTTGGTAAATGGCAATACCTGTGGAATGAATGGTTTACTTCGGTAGACCACAAAAAATTAGGTTTCATGTACATTGCTGTCGCTTTTGTCATGCTACTGCGTGGTTTTGCCGATGCAGTGATGATGCGAAGTCAGCAAGCGTTGTCAGCTGCCGGTGAAGCCGGATACCTGCCGCCGCACCACTATGATCAGATCTTTACGGCACACGGCGTCATCATGATTTTCTTTGTTGCGATGCCATTGGTTATCGGTCTGATGAATATCGTGGTTCCGTTGCAGATTGGTGCGCGTGACGTTGCATTCCCTTACCTGAACAACCTGAGTTTCTGGCTGTTTGTTGTTGGTGTGATCCTGACAAACATGTCGCTGGGTCTGGGTGAGTTTGCCCGTACTGGTTGGCTGGCTTATCCACCACTGTCCGGAATTGCTGCAAGTCCGGGGGTTGGCGTTGACTACTGGATCTGGGCATTGCAGATATCGGGTGTCGGTACAACCCTGACCGGGGTGAACTTCTTTGTCACCATTATGCGGATGCGAGCTCCGGATATGCCGTTGATGAAGATGCCAGTTTTCACCTGGGCTTCTCTGTGTGCCAACATCCTGATCATTATTTCGTTCCCAATCCTGGCTATTTCTATCGCTCTGTTGACTCTGGACCGTTATCTGGGTTTCCACTTCTTCACCAACGATATGGGTGGCAACATGATGATGTATGTCAACCTGATTTGGGCGTGGGGCCACCCTGAGGTATATATCCTTGTTCTGCCAATCTTTGGGGTTTTCTCTGAAGTGACAGCGACCTTCTCACGTAAGAAACTGTTTGGCTATACATCTCTGGTCTGGGCAACGATTGCAATTACGATTCTTGCCTTTATCGTTTGGCTACACCACTTCTTTACCATGGGTGCGGGTGCGAATGTAAACGCCTTCTTTGGTATTGCAACCATGATCATCTCTATCCCGACCGGGGTGAAGATATTTAACTGGTTGTTTACGATGTATAAAGGCCGTATTCAGTTTACATCACCAATGCTGTGGACTGTCGGCTTCCTGATCACCTTCAGTATCGGTGGTATGACCGGTGTGCTGATGGCGGTTCCCGGAGCAGACTTTGTACTGCACAACAGTGTATTCCTGGTGGCTCACTTCCATAACGTAATTATCGGCGGTGTAGTCTTTGGCTGTTTTGCTGCAATCACCTACTGGTTCCCGAAAGCGACCGGTTTCATGATGAATGAAGCATGGGGCCGACGCGCATTCTGGTGCTGGCTGGTTGGTTTCCTGATGGCTTTCCTACCACTTTACGCATTGGGCTTTATGGGGATGACCCGTCGTCTGAGTCAGGATATTAGCCCTGATTATTTCCCATTCCTTGCTGTTGCCGCTGTCGGTACGGCAATTGTTGCTCTGGGTGTGGTATGTCAGGTGATTCAGATTCTTGTCAGTATTCGCGACCGGGATGAGAACCGTGATGTGACCGGTGACCCGTGGGATGCCCGTACGCTGGAATGGTCAACATCTTCTCCACCACCGTTCTATAACTTTGCTGTGATTCCGAAAGGCAATGAAATTGATGCTTTCTGGTATCAGAAGCAGCGTGGTGAGCATGATCTTGATAAAGAAGTCGAATATGAGCCGATTCATATGCCGAAGAATACACCAACGGGTATGTATGTTTCTGCATGGGCGACGATCTTTGGTTTTGCGATGATCTGGTATATATGGTGGCTGGCCGCTATCGGTTTCATCGGTATCGTGGTAACCACTATCTGGCATAGCTTTAACGATGATGTTGATTACTATGTTCAGGTTGATGAAATCAAAGAGATTGAAGAGAAACATCGGGCTGAAGTTGCAAAAGCAAAAGCTGAATCTCAGTCGAAAGATGATATGGAGGTGAAGTATGCAGGCTAA
- the cyoA gene encoding ubiquinol oxidase subunit II, which translates to MEASRYKSIISRVGLLLTVLMLSGCKFALLDPKGEVGVQVKELIITALLLMLIVVIPVILMTIYFSYKYRSSNTQEEYTPEWSHSTKIEFVVWTIPIIIIVVLATITWRSTHHLEPSNPLESDVKPMTIEVVSLDWKWLFIYPEQKIATVNYVAFPKDVPVKFKITSDNIMNSFFIPRLGSQLYAMPGMVTRLHLIANEAGDYKGIAASFSGDGFSHMKFTATATPDVASFDQWVEKVKASENQINDFSDYRALAKPSIDVPVTYYSHVPDDLFNSVVTQFPGGMNMGDGQEMDKPMGHHSMAEHEG; encoded by the coding sequence ATGGAAGCCTCACGATATAAAAGCATCATATCGAGAGTTGGACTGTTACTCACAGTTCTGATGCTCTCAGGGTGTAAGTTTGCGCTACTTGATCCCAAAGGAGAGGTGGGTGTTCAGGTGAAAGAGTTGATTATTACAGCTCTGCTCCTGATGCTGATCGTTGTTATCCCTGTGATACTGATGACGATCTACTTCTCATATAAGTACAGATCAAGTAATACGCAAGAAGAGTACACACCAGAATGGTCTCACTCAACAAAGATTGAATTTGTTGTCTGGACTATCCCTATCATTATCATTGTTGTTCTGGCGACGATCACCTGGCGCTCAACGCACCATCTTGAACCTTCTAATCCTTTAGAAAGTGACGTGAAGCCAATGACGATCGAAGTTGTATCGCTTGACTGGAAATGGCTGTTCATTTATCCGGAGCAGAAAATTGCAACGGTGAACTATGTCGCTTTTCCTAAAGATGTTCCGGTGAAGTTTAAGATTACATCAGACAACATCATGAACTCTTTCTTTATCCCTCGTTTAGGCAGCCAGCTTTATGCGATGCCTGGTATGGTTACTCGCCTGCATCTGATTGCAAATGAAGCTGGGGACTATAAAGGGATTGCAGCCAGCTTTAGTGGTGATGGTTTCTCTCATATGAAGTTTACTGCAACTGCAACACCTGATGTTGCCAGTTTCGATCAGTGGGTCGAGAAAGTGAAAGCTTCTGAAAATCAGATTAACGATTTCTCTGACTATCGTGCTTTAGCGAAACCAAGCATTGACGTTCCTGTTACCTATTATTCTCATGTTCCGGACGATCTGTTTAATTCAGTCGTAACTCAATTCCCTGGCGGAATGAACATGGGAGACGGACAGGAAATGGATAAACCAATGGGTCATCATTCGATGGCTGAGCACGAAGGGTAA
- a CDS encoding YebC/PmpR family DNA-binding transcriptional regulator, protein MGRSFEVRKASMAKTQGAKIKVYSKYGKEIYVCAKNGGADPDTNLSLKHLITKAKRDQVPGHVIDKALDKASGGSGEDYQPARYEGFGPGGVSVIVDCLTDNGNRTYQDVRQCFVKTGAKIGSPGTVAHMFDHQAVFQFKGDDEETVLEALMMADVDVTDIELEDGVITVFAPNTEFFKAKTALAESFPDVTLDVEEITFVPQNRTEISGEDAEKFQKFLDLLDDSDDVQQVYHNAEIE, encoded by the coding sequence ATGGGAAGAAGTTTTGAAGTGCGTAAAGCTTCCATGGCGAAGACTCAAGGCGCAAAGATTAAAGTTTATTCCAAATACGGCAAAGAGATTTATGTGTGTGCAAAGAATGGTGGTGCAGATCCTGATACCAACCTTTCTTTGAAGCACTTGATCACGAAGGCGAAAAGAGATCAGGTTCCCGGACATGTGATCGATAAAGCGCTGGATAAAGCCTCGGGAGGCTCTGGTGAAGATTACCAGCCTGCTCGTTATGAAGGTTTCGGACCTGGTGGTGTGAGCGTGATTGTCGATTGCCTGACTGATAACGGTAACCGGACTTATCAGGATGTTCGTCAGTGCTTTGTGAAGACCGGTGCAAAAATCGGCAGTCCGGGTACAGTTGCTCATATGTTTGATCATCAGGCTGTATTTCAGTTTAAGGGTGATGATGAAGAAACGGTGTTAGAAGCACTGATGATGGCCGATGTCGATGTGACTGATATTGAACTGGAAGATGGTGTTATTACGGTATTTGCACCGAACACTGAATTTTTCAAAGCAAAAACTGCACTGGCCGAGTCTTTCCCTGACGTTACTCTGGATGTGGAAGAGATTACTTTTGTTCCGCAGAATCGGACTGAAATCTCCGGAGAAGATGCAGAGAAATTCCAGAAATTCTTGGATCTGTTGGATGATAGTGATGATGTTCAGCAGGTTTACCATAACGCGGAAATTGAATAG
- a CDS encoding DUF3283 family protein, with product MSFNLAELSAEEKNRVELDKQAAFLVWKLKQGKAGPEALAQHQETLRTTDEQTCFQQSVDKYKRIMGVM from the coding sequence ATGTCTTTTAATCTTGCAGAACTGAGTGCTGAAGAGAAGAATCGGGTCGAACTGGACAAACAGGCTGCCTTTTTAGTATGGAAACTGAAACAAGGGAAAGCCGGTCCTGAAGCGCTCGCTCAGCATCAGGAGACGTTGCGGACAACGGATGAACAGACATGTTTTCAACAATCGGTGGATAAATATAAAAGGATCATGGGCGTGATGTAA
- a CDS encoding PA3496 family putative envelope integrity protein: MSINSIDHDEMTNIANKWDFTDEVELQKPTKNLKSAEARRRIEAMREIRESGLTIEEARELGLLH, encoded by the coding sequence ATGTCTATCAATTCAATCGACCATGATGAAATGACGAATATCGCAAATAAGTGGGACTTCACGGACGAAGTTGAATTGCAAAAACCGACGAAAAATCTTAAATCAGCAGAAGCCCGGCGCCGGATTGAAGCGATGAGAGAGATTCGTGAGAGTGGTTTAACTATTGAAGAAGCAAGGGAACTTGGGCTCCTTCACTAA